From the genome of Bactrocera oleae isolate idBacOlea1 chromosome 2, idBacOlea1, whole genome shotgun sequence, one region includes:
- the LOC138855743 gene encoding headcase protein-like: protein MLAAATTATTTTAAANIASIAAPTANIRNTNNNNGNTNNMQTKKIVLYNPSVDYSAPLQQQINPDIIGAHPHAQHYQQQCSSSNGSSVPGNTIHNTNQVRQPLQQPQQQQQQTQQQPRLSAFAPVAAARLSLAGLAAAAAPTASAQASAGITSSQQQQQQQQQQQQLQLQQQMLATLALPLSNLNLNSFTNEMSPIKSGLEQQQNNNVNNNQVVGLLGRNVDANVLLANNSVGSSISNLLISNNLTTAATTAAAAAATTTNAVGVGDGAMSLLPANSKLNALWGQPQVAYNHAVGNAGAGNIFNNPTNTTDAISTLWGCSSSSASSGASSTSGCSSGSGSQPSLSPTSTTSTRPDYRCGVGNGKEPLWPSTQQTSPNSSNTLRDTYCTATKTTGVAITAVNAFDAGISGGANNNTDSVQQSTSPTCSSTSSSASSTCSSGVGSNAGLDIGTWPNCKLQNYFAVDNCNTNTTDDVAHFAKINNIWDIPSAAANANTRTANLFTDLWCNNADNSAATAGTRVNNNTNAEFELGADTIDFGDASNIWRTNITATSSAGGSASAGARVQPKPPAAATIAGNNNKTVRTNLATDLDNGAGVAAEADGNSAACMQLFSEQFLNYINIMNYTD from the coding sequence ATGCTggcggcagcaacaacagccacaacaacaacagcagcagcaaataTTGCCAGCATTGCCGCTCCAACGGCGAACATTagaaacacaaacaacaacaatggtaaCACCAACAACATGCAAACGAAGAAAATTGTACTCTATAATCCATCAGTGGATTACTCAGcaccgctgcaacaacaaatcaaTCCTGACATAATCGGTGCACATCCGCATGCACAACACTATCAGCAACAGTGCAGCAGCAGTAACGGTAGCAGCGTTCCGGGCAACACCATACACAATACAAATCAGGTAAGACAGCCACTACaacaaccgcaacaacaacaacaacaaacccaGCAACAGCCACGCTTGTCCGCATTTGCGCCCGTGGCTGCTGCACGTCTGTCCTTGGCTGGCCTGGCAGCTGCCGCAGCACCAACCGCAAGCGCCCAAGCAAGCGCTGGCATTACGTCatcacagcagcagcagcagcagcagcaacaacaacaacagctccaGTTACAGCAACAAATGCTGGCAACACTAGCACTACCGTTAagtaatttgaatttgaatagtTTCACTAATGAAATGAGCCCGATTAAATCAGGccttgaacaacaacaaaataataatgttaataACAATCAGGTGGTAGGGCTGTTAGGACGCAATGTAGACGCCAATGTTTTACTAGCAAACAATAGTGTCGGTAGCAGTAttagtaatttattaattagCAATAATTTAACAACGgccgcaacaacagcagcagcagcagcagcaacaacaacaaatgcagtcGGCGTTGGAGACGGTGCAATGTCTTTATTGCCAGCCAACAGCAAATTAAATGCTTTGTGGGGCCAACCGCAGGTCGCATATAACCACGCAGTTGGCAACGCTGGCGCTGGCAATATCTTCAACAACCCCACCAACACCACCGATGCCATCTCAACGCTGTGGGGTTGCTCCTCTTCGTCTGCTTCGAGTGGCGCCTCGTCCACCAGCGGTTGCTCAAGCGGCTCCGGCTCGCAGCCATCGCTAAGTCCCACCTCCACCACATCCACGCGCCCAGATTATCGCTGTGGCGTCGGCAATGGCAAGGAGCCCCTGTGGCCGTCGACACAACAAACTTCACCTAACAGCAGCAACACACTCAGGGATACTTATTGCACCGCCACAAAGACGACTGGTGTAGCCATAACCGCAGTAAATGCGTTCGACGCCGGCATCAGCGGTGGCGCTAACAACAACACCGATAGCGTACAACAGTCAACATCACCCACATGCTCCTCCACCTCATCATCGGCCTCGTCGACTTGTTCGTCCGGCGTGGGCTCCAACGCTGGTCTCGATATCGGCACTTGGCCCAACTGCAAGTTACAAAACTATTTTGCCGTCGATAATTGCAACACCAACACCACTGACGATGTCGCGCACTTTGCCAAGATTAACAACATTTGGGATATACCAAGCGCAGCGGCCAATGCAAACACACGTACCGCAAATCTGTTCACCGATCTTTGGTGCAACAATGCTGACAACAGCGCTGCCACAGCTGGCACGCGCgttaacaacaacacaaatgccGAATTCGAGCTGGGCGCCGATACCATTGACTTCGGCGATGCCTCAAACATTTGGCGCACAAATATAACGGCCACCTCGTCAGCAGGTGGCAGCGCTAGCGCTGGTGCACGCGTACAGCCCAAGCcgccagcagcagcaacaattgctggcaacaataacaaaacagtGCGTACAAATCTGGCAACCGATCTGGATAACGGCGCTGGTGTTGCAGCAGAGGCCGACGGCAACAGTGCGGCATGCATGCAATTGTTCTCCGAACAGTTTCTCAACTACATAAACATAATGAATTACACGGATTAA